In Plasmodium chabaudi chabaudi strain AS genome assembly, chromosome: 9, the sequence aagaaaaattaaacgagtttttggaaaattatttctGTAATAAAACAGATgaagaattaaaatatactGAAGAAAATCAAGGAGCTAACAATTGTATTAATAactataatgaaaaaaatgataatactAATGccgaaaatgatgataattatatttcaaGTCATAATACCAATAGTAACACTGCTAACAATGAAGACAATAGTGATAATGATTCttcaaatgaaaatgaaaaaaattattatgaaaaaaaaactatcaAAAGTAATTATGACAGGATTGCCATAAATTTGGTTGATACAGTGGAGCAATTCATGGAACCTTACGTAAATGAGAGATACAAAATTGTTGTCCACGCTATTATCggtgaaaataaaaaacaag encodes:
- a CDS encoding dynein light chain Tctex-type, putative, which codes for MMEGIKKSTPQNLDISENEQNSKDENKVDMNGFCFFVNTCEEKLNEFLENYFCNKTDEELKYTEENQGANNCINNYNEKNDNTNAENDDNYISSHNTNSNTANNEDNSDNDSSNENEKNYYEKKTIKSNYDRIAINLVDTVEQFMEPYVNERYKIVVHAIIGENKKQGIHIASKSLWNVETDNYISAKYVNDFIFVTVMVFLLYNE